A section of the Lepidochelys kempii isolate rLepKem1 chromosome 4, rLepKem1.hap2, whole genome shotgun sequence genome encodes:
- the KLHL8 gene encoding kelch-like protein 8 isoform X1, whose amino-acid sequence MFEYSCCERRKHPMASESMTPESAKHYQIKGKRQQQQQQQQDRSLNSDGEEIFVFEANEAWKDFHSSLLHFYEAGELCDVTLKVGSKLISCHKLVLACVIPYFRAMFLSEMAEAKQTLIEIRDFDGDAIEDLVKFVYSSRLTLTVDNVQPLLYAACILQVELVAKACCEYMKLHFHPSNCLAVRAFAESHNRIDLMDMADRYACEHFTEVVECEDFVSMSPQHLHKLLSSSDLNIENEKQVYSAAIKWLLANPQHHTSWLDEILAQVRLPLLPICFLMGVVAKEEIIKQNLKCRDLLDEARNYHLHVSSRAVPDFEYSIRTTPRNETAGVLFCVGGRGGSGDPFRSIECYSINKNNWFFGPEMNSRRRHVGVISVGGKVYAVGGHDGNEHLGSMEMFDPVANKWMMKASMNTKRRGIALASLGGPIYAIGGLDDNTCFSDVERYDIESDRWSGVASMNTPRGGVGSVALVNYVYAVGGNDGVASLSSVERYNPHLDKWIEVKEMGQRRAGNGVSELHGCLYVVGGFDDNSPLSSVERFDPRSNKWEYVAELTTPRGGVGIATLMGKIFAVGGHNGNAYLNTVEAFDPEMNRWELVGSVSHCRAGAGVAVCSCLSSQIRDVGQGSNNVVDCM is encoded by the exons ATGTTTGAATATTCATgctgtgaaagaagaaaacatccAATGGCTTCAGAATCTATGACCCCAGAATCAGCAAAACACTATcaaataaaagggaaaaggcagcagcagcaacagcagcagcaggatagATCTCTGAACAGTGATGGCGAAGAAATCTTCGTATTTGAAGCAAATGAAGCTTGGAAGGATTTTCATAGCTCTCTTCTTCACTTCTATGAAGCTGGGGAACTCTGTGATGTTACATTGAAG GTTGGTTCAAAGCTAATCTCCTGCCACAAGTTGGTTCTGGCTTGTGTTATCCCTTACTTCAGAGCTATGTTTCTTTCTGAAATGGCTGAGGCAAAACAGACATTGATTGAGATCAGGGACTTCGATGGAGATGCAATAGAAGATTTGGTGAAGTTTGTCTATTCCTCCCGACTTACATTGACTGTCGATAATGTCCAGCCTCTCTTATATGCAGCCTGCATTCTTCAGGTGGAGCTAGTAGCAAAAGCTTGCTGTGAATATATGAAACTACACTTTCATCCCTCAAACTGCCTGGCAGTGAGGGCCTTTGCAGAAAGTCACAACCGTATTGACTTGATGGACATGGCTGACCGATATGCTTGTGAACACTTTACTGAAGTGGTGGAATGTGAGGACTTTGTGAGTATGTCACCTCAGCACCTCCATAAACTCTTGTCTTCCAGTGATCTGAACATAGAGAATGAGAAGCAGGTTTATAGTGCTGCTATCAAGTGGCTTCTTGCTAATCCACAGCATCATACTTCATGGTTGGATGAAATACTTGCTCAG GTACGCCTGCCTTTGTTGCCCATTTGTTTCCTTATGGGCGTTGTGGCAAAAGAAGAGATCATCAAGCAGAATCTAAAATGTAGAGATTTACTGGATGAAGCAAGAAACTACCACCTTCACGTGAGCAGCAGGGCAGTGCCAGACTTCGAGTATTCCATCCGCACAACACCAAGGAATGAGACTGCTG GTGTACTATTTTGTGTTGGTGGTCGCGGTGGATCAGGTGACCCATTTCGCAGCATTGAATGCTACTCTATAAACAAAAACAACTGGTTCTTTGGTCCTGAAATGAACAGCAGGAGAAGACATGTGGGTGTAATCTCTGTGGGAG GTAAAGTCTATGCAGTAGGTGGGCATGATGGAAATGAACATTTAGGCAGCATGGAAATGTTTGATCCTGTCGCTAATAAGTGGATGATGAAAGCATCAATGAACACCAAGAG GAGAGGAATTGCTCTAGCCTCCCTTGGTGGACCCATTTATGCCATAGGAGGGTTAGATGACAACACTTGCTTCAGTGATGTGGAGAGATATGACATTGAATCTGATCGATGGAGTGGAGTAGCATCAATGAATACGCCCAGAGGAGGAGTTGGCTCAGTGGCCCTTGTG AACTATGTGTATGCTGTTGGTGGCAATGATGGTGTAGCTTCTCTCTCCAGCGTAGAGAGATATAACCCCCATCTGGATAAGTGGATAGAAGTGAAAGAGATGGGTCAACGAAGAGCTGGCAATGGGGTTAGTGAACTCCATGGTTGCTTATACGTTGTAG GTGGCTTTGATGACAACTCTCCATTGAGCTCTGTTGAAAGGTTTGATCCTCGCAGTAACAAATGGGAGTATGTAGCAGAACTTACAACCCCCAGGGGTGGAGTTGGCATAGCAACACTAATGGGTAAAATTTTTGCAGTTGGTGGTCATAATGGCAATGCATACCTGAACACAGTGGAAGCCTTTGATCCAGAGATGAACAG GTGGGAGCTTGTTGGATCTGTTTCTCACTGCAGAGCTGGAGCAGGTGTAGCTGTGTGCTCTTGTCTTAGTAGTCAGATCCGTGATGTTGGTCAGGGATCCAACAATGTGGTTGATTGTATGTGA
- the KLHL8 gene encoding kelch-like protein 8 isoform X2: MFEYSCCERRKHPMASESMTPESAKHYQIKGKRQQQQQQQQDRSLNSDGEEIFVFEANEAWKDFHSSLLHFYEAGELCDVTLKVGSKLISCHKLVLACVIPYFRAMFLSEMAEAKQTLIEIRDFDGDAIEDLVKFVYSSRLTLTVDNVQPLLYAACILQVELVAKACCEYMKLHFHPSNCLAVRAFAESHNRIDLMDMADRYACEHFTEVVECEDFVRLPLLPICFLMGVVAKEEIIKQNLKCRDLLDEARNYHLHVSSRAVPDFEYSIRTTPRNETAGVLFCVGGRGGSGDPFRSIECYSINKNNWFFGPEMNSRRRHVGVISVGGKVYAVGGHDGNEHLGSMEMFDPVANKWMMKASMNTKRRGIALASLGGPIYAIGGLDDNTCFSDVERYDIESDRWSGVASMNTPRGGVGSVALVNYVYAVGGNDGVASLSSVERYNPHLDKWIEVKEMGQRRAGNGVSELHGCLYVVGGFDDNSPLSSVERFDPRSNKWEYVAELTTPRGGVGIATLMGKIFAVGGHNGNAYLNTVEAFDPEMNRWELVGSVSHCRAGAGVAVCSCLSSQIRDVGQGSNNVVDCM, from the exons ATGTTTGAATATTCATgctgtgaaagaagaaaacatccAATGGCTTCAGAATCTATGACCCCAGAATCAGCAAAACACTATcaaataaaagggaaaaggcagcagcagcaacagcagcagcaggatagATCTCTGAACAGTGATGGCGAAGAAATCTTCGTATTTGAAGCAAATGAAGCTTGGAAGGATTTTCATAGCTCTCTTCTTCACTTCTATGAAGCTGGGGAACTCTGTGATGTTACATTGAAG GTTGGTTCAAAGCTAATCTCCTGCCACAAGTTGGTTCTGGCTTGTGTTATCCCTTACTTCAGAGCTATGTTTCTTTCTGAAATGGCTGAGGCAAAACAGACATTGATTGAGATCAGGGACTTCGATGGAGATGCAATAGAAGATTTGGTGAAGTTTGTCTATTCCTCCCGACTTACATTGACTGTCGATAATGTCCAGCCTCTCTTATATGCAGCCTGCATTCTTCAGGTGGAGCTAGTAGCAAAAGCTTGCTGTGAATATATGAAACTACACTTTCATCCCTCAAACTGCCTGGCAGTGAGGGCCTTTGCAGAAAGTCACAACCGTATTGACTTGATGGACATGGCTGACCGATATGCTTGTGAACACTTTACTGAAGTGGTGGAATGTGAGGACTTT GTACGCCTGCCTTTGTTGCCCATTTGTTTCCTTATGGGCGTTGTGGCAAAAGAAGAGATCATCAAGCAGAATCTAAAATGTAGAGATTTACTGGATGAAGCAAGAAACTACCACCTTCACGTGAGCAGCAGGGCAGTGCCAGACTTCGAGTATTCCATCCGCACAACACCAAGGAATGAGACTGCTG GTGTACTATTTTGTGTTGGTGGTCGCGGTGGATCAGGTGACCCATTTCGCAGCATTGAATGCTACTCTATAAACAAAAACAACTGGTTCTTTGGTCCTGAAATGAACAGCAGGAGAAGACATGTGGGTGTAATCTCTGTGGGAG GTAAAGTCTATGCAGTAGGTGGGCATGATGGAAATGAACATTTAGGCAGCATGGAAATGTTTGATCCTGTCGCTAATAAGTGGATGATGAAAGCATCAATGAACACCAAGAG GAGAGGAATTGCTCTAGCCTCCCTTGGTGGACCCATTTATGCCATAGGAGGGTTAGATGACAACACTTGCTTCAGTGATGTGGAGAGATATGACATTGAATCTGATCGATGGAGTGGAGTAGCATCAATGAATACGCCCAGAGGAGGAGTTGGCTCAGTGGCCCTTGTG AACTATGTGTATGCTGTTGGTGGCAATGATGGTGTAGCTTCTCTCTCCAGCGTAGAGAGATATAACCCCCATCTGGATAAGTGGATAGAAGTGAAAGAGATGGGTCAACGAAGAGCTGGCAATGGGGTTAGTGAACTCCATGGTTGCTTATACGTTGTAG GTGGCTTTGATGACAACTCTCCATTGAGCTCTGTTGAAAGGTTTGATCCTCGCAGTAACAAATGGGAGTATGTAGCAGAACTTACAACCCCCAGGGGTGGAGTTGGCATAGCAACACTAATGGGTAAAATTTTTGCAGTTGGTGGTCATAATGGCAATGCATACCTGAACACAGTGGAAGCCTTTGATCCAGAGATGAACAG GTGGGAGCTTGTTGGATCTGTTTCTCACTGCAGAGCTGGAGCAGGTGTAGCTGTGTGCTCTTGTCTTAGTAGTCAGATCCGTGATGTTGGTCAGGGATCCAACAATGTGGTTGATTGTATGTGA
- the LOC140910208 gene encoding uncharacterized protein, which translates to MQSSSAQVTMMESQNRKRAPAWTEREVRDLIAVWGEESVLSELRSSFRNAKTFVKISQGMKDRGHNRDPKQCRVKLKELRQAYQKTREANSRSGSEPQTCRFYDELHAILGGSATTTPAVLFDSFNGDGGNTEAGFGDEEDDDEEEVVDSSQQASGETGFPDSQELFLTLDLEPVPPEPTQGCLLDPAGGEGTSAACVSMITGSSPSQRLVKLRKKKKRTCDEMFSELMLSSHTDRAQTNAWRQIMSECRKAQNDREERWRAEESKWRAEESKWRAEDRAEAQMWRQRDERRQDSMLRLLQDQTRMLQCMVELQQRQLEHRLPLLPLCNQPPSSPSSIASTPRRPRTRWGGLRPTSHSTTEDCPKKRRLSFNKF; encoded by the exons atgcagagctcatcagcacaggtgaccatgatggagtcccagaatcgcaaaagagctccagcatggaccgaacgggaggtacgggatctgatcgctgtttggggagaggaatccgtgctatcagaactccgttccagttttcgaaatgccaaaacctttgtgaaaatctcccagggcatgaaggacagaggccataacagggacccgaagcagtgccgcgtgaaactgaaggagctgaggcaagcctaccagaaaaccagagaggcgaacagccgctctgggtcagagccccaaacatgccgcttctatgatgagctgcatgccattttagggggttcagccaccactaccccagccgtgttgtttgactccttcaatggagatggaggcaatacggaagcaggttttggggacgaagaagatgatgatgaggaggaggttgtagatagctcacagcaagcaagcggagaaaccggttttcccgacagccaggaactgtttctcaccctagacctggagccagtaccccccgaacccacccaaggctgcctcctggacccagcaggcggagaagggacctctg ctgcatgtgtttcaatgatcacaggatcttctccttcccagaggctagtgaagcttagaaagaaaaaaaaacgcacttgcgatgaaatgttctccgagctcatgctgtcctcccacactgacagagcacagacgaatgcgtggaggcaaataatgtcagagtgcaggaaagcacaaaatgaccgggaggagaggtggcgggctgaagagagtaagtggcgggctgaagagagtaagtggcgggctgaagacagggctgaagctcaaatgtggcggcagcgtgatgagaggaggcaggattcaatgctgaggctgctgcaggaccaaaccagaatgctccagtgtatggttgagctgcagcaaaggcagctggagcacagactgccactgctgcccctctgtaaccaaccgccctcctccccaagttccatagcctccacacccagacgcccaagaacgcggtgggggggcctccggccaaccagccactccaccacagaggattgcccaaaaaaaagaaggctgtcattcaataaattttaa